The Spirochaetaceae bacterium genome includes the window CTCTGCTCGGTCCCCTCGAAGGCGAGGAAGGTGTCGCAGATGCGGGCGATGTCCTCGTCACCGAGTTCGCAGTTCTTCCTGCCCAAGTTCTTGCGTAGCGGACGGTGCCACCCGGTGGCGTCGATCAACTGCACCTTGCCGCGGCGGTGCTCGGGCTTGCGGTTGGTGAGCACCCAGACGTAGGTGGCGATGCCGGTGTTGTAGAACATGTTGAGCGGCAGGGCGACGATCGCCTCCAGCCAGTCGTTCTCGATGATCCAGCGGCGGATGTTGCTCTCGCCCTGGCCGGCAGCGCCGGTGAACAGGGAGCTGCCGTTGTGCACTTCGGCGATACGGCTGCCGAGCGCGGTGCCCTGCTTCATCTTGGAGAGCTTGTTGGCCAGGAAGAGCATCTGGCCGTCGCTGGAGCGGGTCACCAGGGAGTACTCGGGGTCGCCGGCGTGCTCGATCACGAAGCGGGGGTCGCGCATATCGCGCTTGCCGCCCATACGGTCCAAGTCGGTCTTCCAGCTTTTGCCGTAGGGCGGATTGGAGAGCATGAAGTCGAACTCGTGCGACGGGAAGGCGTCCTTGAACAGGGTGGAATGCTCGGGGCCTCCGACGATGTTGTCGGCGGCCTCGCCCTCACCCTTCAGCAGCAGGTCTGCCTTGCAGATGGCGTAGGTCTCGGCGTTGATCTCCTGGCCGTACAGGTGGGTGGCAACCTCCTTGCCACGCTCAGCGGCAAGTTCCTGCAGCGTCTCCTCGGCCACGGTCAGCATGCCGCCGGTGCCGCAGGCGCCGTCGTACAGCAAGTAGGTGCCGGATGCGATCTGGTCGGCGATGGGCTGGAACACCAAATTCGCCATCAGCCGGACCGCGTCGCGCGGCGTCCAGTGCTCGCCCGCCTCCTCGTTGTTCTCCTCGTTGAAGCGGCGCACCAGCTCCTCGAAGATCGTCCCCATGCCGTGGTTGTCGAGGCCGGGATGCTTGACCGAGCCGTCGACGTTGCGCACCGGGGCGGGGCTCAGATTGATGTCGGGCGAGGTGAGCTTCTCGATCAGGGTGCCCAGGGCGTCAGCGCGGGACAGGCGGGGGATCTGGTTGCGGAACTCGAAGTTGTCGAGGATGTCCTGCACGTTGGGCGAGAATCCGTCGAGGTACGCCGCGAAGTCGGCAGTGAGCTGCTGGCGGTTGGCGCGGGCGCGCAGGTCCCGCAGCGTGAAGCGGGAGGTGTTGTAGAACGCCTGCCGCGCCGCCTGGCGCAGGGCCGGATCCTGCTCGACCACGCCGGCGCCGTCTAGCGAGGCCTTCATGTCCAGGACCGCCTGCTTGCTGCCCTCAAGGACAGCGTCGATGCGGCGCAGCACGGTCATCGGCAAGATCACGTCCCGGTACTTGCCACGCACGTACAGGTCGCGCAGCACATCGTCGGCGATGCCCCAGATGTAATTCGCGATCCAGTTCAGGTCGCCGTTGCTCATCTTCGCGCTACTTCCTCGCGTGGCGGCACGGGGCGCAGAGCCATCGATCCACGTTGGCTATGAGCTGCTCCTGGCTCACGGATACTCAACGCGACCTGCCATCTCGTCGGTTTCCAGCACCTCGTGAATCACCATCAACCCGCGAATGATCTTGCCCACCCCGTGCTCCTGGATCCGTCGTGCTTGTCATGCTGCCCCGCTCAGAACAGCGGCGAACTCGTCCGGCCGTGACCAGCGTGACACCATGGACAGCGGCTCGACCAACCGAAAGTCCTCGTCCGCCCATACGTCGGCGGTGTCGTCGAACAGCGAGACGAAGGTTAGCGCTTCCGGCCCGGTTGCAAGGTGATTCAGGTCGTGCCAGGCCGCCAACACGTGCTCGGAGACTCGGTGGGCCGCCGCCCGATTTCCGGTGCTCAGCACCTGAACCAATGAACTTCGAGACTCGGCCCGAACGTGGAAATCGACCGTCCAACCACGTCCCGACCGGCCGGCGAGTCTCTCGGAGCGCTCGAATCCTAGCTCGCGGTCGTCGAGAAAATCTGCTACTTCGTCCGTAATTGACTGCACGGCCTGCGTTCGAAACGTAAACCACAAGTCGGAAACCCGCAGAGCCGCCTGCGCGACCCGCGTAACGACGGAAGCCAATTCGTCGCCGCGACGGCACCGCGCCTGAAGCATTCCGCGGTAGAGCTCTATCCCATGAGTCACACAAGTATCTTCTATAAGTCGTCTTTGCTTCGGAGAACGGCGCAGGGCCAGAGACTGCATGCGCAGCCAACCCGTGGTCTCAGCGAGGTCGCTTACCGTCACTACGTCATCGACAACCTTACAGAAGAGATCGATGTGATCGCCGTCCGGGTAGAGATAGGGCGTGCGTATTCTCTGATATTCGCCGTGATTTGAACACGTGAACAATGCGCCGATCTCTCGCTGCAGATCCTGGTACACGCAACGGTCTTTCATTACCACAACTCCTTCTGTATCGCAGGGGGCCCGGTCATTCTACCGTTGTGTCGAATGCGTGCTTCGATGCAGAATTCCTTCCAAACCACGACCGGATCCGAAACAGGAGCCGTCACATCGGTACGCACATAGGCTTTTTTGTCGCGATAACGCTCCGTCCAGATGTGTTTATGCTTCTCTCCAACCTGATCACATTGCGGATTGTGGTGATCCTTACCGAGGTCGAGAGCGTATATGCGTCCTTCCGTCTTCAGAATGAGCGCGTAATTCAGCGTCCCGGCCGCCGCGTTGTAGCGTCCCTTTACGAACAACGGCCACCCACCCGTCGAGTCGACGTTGACACGGAACTCAAACGCCGGGGAGTGGTCCTCGTCCTCATTCCAGGCAAGGTCCTGCTCGATACGCTTGGTGTCGTCACTCAGGATGGAAGCGAATTCGCCGTCAGTCAAAGGCACTCTGATTCTCTACCTCTACGATTCCCGTAGTAAGCGGAGCGTGCGTGTGCGTCAGCCGCACGTAAACCCATCGTCGAAGGACTGGCAAGCTTTGCCATCCTTCCATGCGGCACCGCTCCGCTCCCTGATAGAATACCAACGACGGCGTCAGTGGCAACCGGCTTTGGGTTGGCGCATAGCCCTGCTCAGGCACCACGGGACGGGACGTCGGGCGACCGCGTCGGCTAGGCGGTGGCCGCACTGGGATCGTGTTGCGGTAGCTGCGTCTTATGTCGCGCTCCTCCTTTATTCGGTCCACGACGTCGTGGATCGGCGGGA containing:
- a CDS encoding N-6 DNA methylase — encoded protein: MSNGDLNWIANYIWGIADDVLRDLYVRGKYRDVILPMTVLRRIDAVLEGSKQAVLDMKASLDGAGVVEQDPALRQAARQAFYNTSRFTLRDLRARANRQQLTADFAAYLDGFSPNVQDILDNFEFRNQIPRLSRADALGTLIEKLTSPDINLSPAPVRNVDGSVKHPGLDNHGMGTIFEELVRRFNEENNEEAGEHWTPRDAVRLMANLVFQPIADQIASGTYLLYDGACGTGGMLTVAEETLQELAAERGKEVATHLYGQEINAETYAICKADLLLKGEGEAADNIVGGPEHSTLFKDAFPSHEFDFMLSNPPYGKSWKTDLDRMGGKRDMRDPRFVIEHAGDPEYSLVTRSSDGQMLFLANKLSKMKQGTALGSRIAEVHNGSSLFTGAAGQGESNIRRWIIENDWLEAIVALPLNMFYNTGIATYVWVLTNRKPEHRRGKVQLIDATGWHRPLRKNLGRKNCELGDEDIARICDTFLAFEGTEQSKIFDNDAFGYWKVTVERPLRFAGADPNRAYTAAEIKKLKERDERSETGTPVIRKIHMRGTDADPLRGRFAATVDGRPAVVEYEPDPDLRDTEQIPLQEAGGIEAFLRREVLPYASDAWYQRDSVRIGYEISFTRYFYNPLPMRTLGEIRADISMLERETEGLLDQILGETAQSPVSKLRIYVDTSVIGGCEDEEFREPSRRLIQRFTQGEMTLVLSPLVVEELRAAPRRVREVLLGVPAAHIETLEVTTEADVLAAKYIKRGALTQRMLPDALHIANAAIAQVDVLVSWNFKHVVNVQRIRTFNEVNREMGYGILDIRSPMEVGI
- a CDS encoding DUF1828 domain-containing protein encodes the protein MYQDLQREIGALFTCSNHGEYQRIRTPYLYPDGDHIDLFCKVVDDVVTVSDLAETTGWLRMQSLALRRSPKQRRLIEDTCVTHGIELYRGMLQARCRRGDELASVVTRVAQAALRVSDLWFTFRTQAVQSITDEVADFLDDRELGFERSERLAGRSGRGWTVDFHVRAESRSSLVQVLSTGNRAAAHRVSEHVLAAWHDLNHLATGPEALTFVSLFDDTADVWADEDFRLVEPLSMVSRWSRPDEFAAVLSGAA